Within Candidatus Saccharibacteria bacterium, the genomic segment GCGACCGACAGCTACCTAAAATACGGCAAAAACTACGCCCCCACAAAACAAATCAAGCGCGAACAAGTCACGGGATTAAACGGCAAGCTCATCCAACCGCGCGCAGCTAAAAGCATAGAGGAGCAAAAATACCGCACTAAAGACAAGGCCGAGGTATTTACGCCACTTAAGATTGTGAAAAAAATGAACATGGCGATAGACTGGGCGAGCAAGAACTGGCCCGTCAGTGAAGAAACTTGGGTGGATTACATTTCAGAACGCCGCCTAGAGATAACCTGTGGTGAAGCGCCGTTTATCGCTGGGCGCTATAATCCTACTGCAAATACTGGTGTAGTGATCACTCCAAAAAATCGTGTGGGGTTCTTTGACCGCAAACTTCAGGTGGTGAGCGAGTATAGCAAAACCAAAAAGGAATGGCTACACTACGCAGAGATTGCTCTAAAAGCTACTT encodes:
- a CDS encoding restriction endonuclease; translation: MTDRTLYKPSRPHNIIWATDSYLKYGKNYAPTKQIKREQVTGLNGKLIQPRAAKSIEEQKYRTKDKAEVFTPLKIVKKMNMAIDWASKNWPVSEETWVDYISERRLEITCGEAPFIAGRYNPTANTGVVITPKNRVGFFDRKLQVVSEYSKTKKEWLHYAEIALKATYGYEWQGDNLLIARENVLLTLDDFYKDFCANKLKLKSKQSLTDEQLEYFAEIISWNIWQMDGLKYVIPLSGNPPAPYVDKKSARACP